The DNA segment GTGCGACCACGGCACCGGCGTCGAGAGCTTCACCAAGCTCGGCGACTCGATCTACTTCGAGGGGCCGAAGACGGTCTACGTGAACCAGTTCCGCTCGTCGGTGCTGAGCTCGGGCGGCAGCAACCTGAAGGTGACGCAGACGGCCGACATCCCGAACACCGACACCGCGCGCTTCACGATCGCGGCGCTCGGAGCGGGAGCGGTCGCCGAGGGCACCACGCTGCGCCTGCGCATCCCGGCCTGGGTCGACGGAGCGCCGACGCTCACCGTGAACGGCGCCGTCCGCGACGTCGCCGCGCTGACCGAGGGCGGCTACGCGGTCGTCCCGGTGGCGGCGGGCGACACCCTCACCTGGAAGCTCCCCGCCGCGGTCGCCACGGTGGCGAACACCGAGAACGCGAACTGGACGGCCTTCACCTACGGGCCCGTGCTGCTCGCGACCGAGCTGAACCGCAACAACGTCGACGCCTCGTACCCCGCGGGCGTGCTCGTGCAGATGAGCGTCGCCGACAAGTCGGTGAACTCGAACGTGGTCGTCGCGAACGCGGCCGCGTGGAAGTCCTCGGTGAAGCAGAACCTGCTCCGCCTGCCCAACGGCGCGAACGGCAACGGGACGACGACGATGCGCTTCGGCATGACGAACGTCGACGAAGCCTCCGAGGCGCGGATCTTCCAGCCGTACTACAGCCTCTACAACGCGCGCTACGCGACCTACATGACGCTCATCGCCCCCGACTCCGCGGAGGCCCAGGCGCTGATCCTCAAGGAGAAGCAGCAGCTGCGGGTGGAGGAGACGACGATCGACTCGCTCACCTCGTTCGACAACAACAACAGCGAGGCCGACAAGAACTACAGGTACAACCGCTCGGCGGTCGGCACCTGGCGCGGCGAGGGCTATCGCGACGGCGAGCGGTCGGCGGACGCGTACTTCCAGTACGACATGATCGTCGACCCGGCGCTGCCGAAGAACTACCTCGGCGTCCGCTACTACGGCGGCGACGCGGGGCGCACCTTCGACGTCTACCTCAACGACGTGAAGCTCAAGACCGAGGTGGTCTCGGGCGCCGCGGGCGCGCTGAACTGGTACGTGCAGTACGACGAGATCCCTCGGGCGGTGCTCGACGGGATCGCGGCGAAGGACAGCTTCAAGCGGAACCAGGCCGGCGCGTACGTCCTCGACGCGCAGGGGAACAGGGTGCCGAAGGTGACGGTGCGCTTCCAGGGCACGGGCACCGCGAGCAACGTCGGCGGCGTCTTCGGCGTCTACACGACGGAGTCGACCGGGTTCGCGACGAACGCGGAGCTGTCGAAGCTGACCTCGTCCGTGGGCACGTTCTCGCCGGCGCTCGCCGCCGGGGTGCGTGACCTGACGCTGACCGTGCCGGTCTCGACGACGAGCGTCGCGCTCGACCTCGACCCGGCCGTGGCCAGCGGACTGGTGAAGGTCGACGGCGTGCTGATCGACGACACCGTCGCCCGGACCGTGACCCTGGCGGCCTCAGGGACCACGAACGTCGTGATCACCTCCTCCGCGCAGGACCACACGACGCTCGCGACCTACCGGCTCGCGATCGTGCGGGCCGCTCCGGCCGCCGTGATCGACCTGACGGTCTCGGCCACGACGCGCTGCGTGGCCGGCAAGGTCGTCCTGACGACGACGGCCCGCAACGACTCGAAGACCGCGGCGTCGATCTCGATCGCGACGCCCTACGCCACGAAGTCCTACCCGGGCATCGCGGCGGGGAAGAGCGCGACGCAGGCCGACACGACCCGCGCCGCCTCGATCCCGGCCGGCACCGCGACCGTCACCGCGACGGCCACGATCGACGGGAAGTCGGTGACGACGACGAAGGCGGCCCCCTACTCCGCCCGCACCTGCGGCTGACCCCGCCCACCGATAGCGGCCGCCCGGGGACCCTCCCGGGCGGCCGCTCCGTTTCCCCCTCCTTCCGCGAGATGCCACTTATGAGCACTTTCTGCGGCGTGTCGCGCTCATAAGTGGCATCTCGCGGTCGGATCAGGGCGTGGGGAGGCGCCGGGCGTTATCCATTCGTTACACAACTCGACCAAACCGGCACCACACTGCGAACGGGCAGGTCAAGGGCGGAGCATGACTCCCATGGAACAGACAGGGAAGAACCCGCGCGTGCCGAAGCTGCGGTTCATCGCGCTCTCGGCCGTGGCCGGCATCGTCGTCGCGGGCGTGCTGCTCGCGATCGCCGAGCTCGTCGCGCTCGTCGTCGCGAAGAACGCGAGCCCCGTGCTCGCCCTCGGCGCGTTCGTGGTCGACATCGTGCCGCGCCCGCTCAAGGAGTTCGCGATCGAGACCTTCGGCGCGAACGACAAGATCTTCCTGCTGGCGAGCATCGGCGTCGCCGTGCTGGTCGCCGCCGCCCTCGCCGGCGTGCTGCAGCTGATCCGCCCGCCGCTCGGCCAGATCCTGCTCGTGATCGCCGGCGGCCTCTCGATCGCCGCGATCGTCACCCGCACCGGCGCGACCCCGCTCTCCGCGGTGCCCACCCTGGTCGGCCTCGTCGTCGCGATGATCGTGATGCACCTGACCGTCTCGCGCCTCCGCCGCTGGCGCGCCGCGTCCGCCGCCGAGAAGACCGGCGCGGCCCCCGCCGCCCGCCCGGTCGGCATCGAGCGCCGCGGCTTCTTCCGCGTGACCCTGATCGCCGCCGTCGGCGCCGCCGTGATCGGCGCCGGGTCGCGCGCCATCAACGCCGCCACCTCGTCCCTCGCCAGCGTGCGCGACGCGCTCCGCCTGCCCAGCCCGCGCAGCACCGTCTCGGTGCCCGCCGGCGCCGATCTCGGGATCGACGGGCTCACTCCGCTCTACACGCCCAACGCCGACTTCTACCGCGTCGACACCGCGCTGACCGTGCCCTCGATCGACCCCTCCACCTGGTCGCTGAAGATCTCCGGGATGGTCGACCAGGAGATCACGATGTCGCTGCAGGACATCTTCGACATGGGCCTGGACGAGTACGGCATCACCATGACCTGCGTCTCGTACCAGGTCGGCGGCGACCTCGTCGGCAACGCCAAGTGGCTCGGCGTCCCGCTCCGCGACGTGCTGAAGAAGGCCGGCGTCCAGAGCGGCGCGGACATGCTGCTCTCCACGAGCGTCGACGGCTACACGGCCAGCACCCCGCTCTCCGCGGTCACCGACGAGAACCTCGACGCGATCCTCGCCGTCGGGATGAACGGCGAGGCGCTGCCCTTCGAGCACGGCTTCCCGGTGCGGATGGTGATCCCCGGCCTCTACGGCTACGTCTCCGCCACCAAGTGGCTGACCGAGCTGAAGGTCACCACCTTCGCCGCCGACGAGGCCTACTGGACCCCGCGCGGCTACGACGCCGAGGCTCCGATCAAGATGTCCTCGCGGATCGACACCCCGCGCATCGACGCCGCGATCCCCGCCGGCGCGACCAAGATCGCCGGCGTGGCCTGGGCGCAGACCACCGGCATCGCCAAGGTCGAGGTCAGCATCGACGACGGCGACTGGCAGGAGGCCACCCTCTCGACCCCGGTCAATCTCGACACCTGGGTGCAGTGGTACGTCGACTGGGAGGCCGCGAGCGGCGCCCACTACGTCGCCGTCCGCGCGACCGACGCCAACGGCATGCTCCAGATCGAGGACCGCGCGGGCGTCGCCCCCAACGGCTCCTCCGGCTGGCAGCGCACCCTCGTCCGCGTCAGCTGACGCGACCCGGCGCCTGGCGACCCACGCGCCTGCGGGAGCCGGATCTCGATACGCGCTCTGCGAGCGCTACTCGATCAGCATGGGTCGGCACATGCTGGTCGAGTAGCCGCGCAGCGTCGTATCGAGACCGGTGGGTCAGGGGCGGAAGCCGGCCGCGTGGTGCTCGGGGGCGAGGTGCGGGCCGGCGCCGAGCATGCGCTCGCGGAAGGTGGCGCCGGTGGGCTCGGGGTCGAGGCGGCCGCGGCGGCGCAGCTCGGGCTGCACGAGCTCGATGAAGTCGCGCATCGAGGCGAGGCCGAAGACGGCCTCGAGCATGATGCCGTCGAGGTCGGTCTCGTCCATCATCCGCTCGAGCTCGTCGGCGACCTCGACCGGGTCGCCGGTGATCGCGAAGCCGCGGGTGCCCTTGCCCTTCAGCTCGTCGAGGATCTCGCGCACCGTCGGCGCGGTGCCGTCCGGGCGGGTGAGGAAGCGCTCGATGTTGCTGGTGCCCATCTGGCCGGCCTGGTCGTCGAGGACCAGCTGCTCGGCGAGCGTCCGGTCGAGGTCGTAGGCCAGCAGATCGACGCCCGTGTTGCCGGCGTAGTAGTGCGCGGCCAGCTCGTCCGTCTGCAGCGCGTCGAACTCGGCGCGCAGCTGCGCCGCCTCCGCCGAGGTCGGTGCGACCACGATCGTCACGCCGACCATCACCTTGATCGACGCGGGGTCGCGGCCGTTCTCCGCTGCCCGGCGACGGATGTCCACGATGTCGGCCGCGACCTTGCCGTAGGTCGAGCCCTGCACGAACACGCACTCGGCGTTCTTCGCCGCGAAGGCGCGGCCCACCGGCGAGGTCCCCGCCTGGAAGAGCAGGGGCGAGCGCTGCGGCGACGGCGGCAGCGTGTGGTAGCCGTGCGAGCGGTAGAACTCGCCCTCGTAGGCGACCGGGCGGATCCTCTCGGGATCGGCGAAGACGTTGCGCTCGTGGTCCAGCACGATGACGTCGTCGTCGTTGCCGCCCTCCCAGAAGGAGAAGGCGACGTCGACGTACTCCTGCGCGGCGCGGTAGCGCTCGTCGTGCGGGACCATCGCGGACTGGCCGAGCATCGCGGCCATCGTGTTCTGCGAGGCGCCGGTGACGATGTTCCAGCCGATCCGTCCGCGGGTGACGTGGTCGAGGGTGGAGAACTTGCGCACCGCGTGCAGCGGGTGGTCGGCGCCGGTGGTGCTGGTGACCACGAAGTTCAGGCGCTCGGTGCCGACCGCCAGCGCGGGGATGAGGTACGCGCCGTCGAGCGCGAAGGTCATGCCGGCCTCGACGAGGACGTCGGAGAGCTCGCCGCGGCGGGAGGAGTAGCCGAAGGAGCCGCCCGCGAAGAAGAGGAAGTCGAAGCCGGCGTCGTCGAGGAGGCGCGCCATCCGCTGCCAGTAGTCGATGTCGCGGAAGTCGCCGTCGCGGCTGCGCGGGTGCGACCAGCTGATGGTGCCGCCGACGTGCGGGGTGCCCGCTTCGAAGACTCCGAGGACGATCCGCTTCTGCATGCTCTCCCGCGTTCCGGCCGGCGTCCGCCGGCACTGCTCCGGGAACCCTAGCGAGCGCGCGTTTCGGGGCTGTTGCGGGGGAGGGCGTGGGGGGCGGGTCTCGATACGCCCCCTGCGCGGGCCGCTCGGCCAGCAGGTGCGCGCCTCATGCTGGTCGAGTAGCCCCGCAGGGGCGTATCGAGACCCGGCGTCCTCAGCAGGGCGGGTCTGCAGACTCCTGCTCTGATGCTGGTGGGTCTCGATACGCCCGCTGCGCGAGCTACTCGACCAGCATGGGAGGCGTGGGCTGCCGCCGACCCTGCACAACATCAGCTGAGACGGGGGTCCCTCCGCTGACAGGGGAGGCCCTGTGCTCTCAGCTGATGTTGTGCGCGGCGGGGTCTCGATACGCCCGCGGCGCGGGCTACTCGACCAGCATGGAGGGCCGCGGCGCGGGCTACTCGACCAGCACAATGCGCGCGACCGGCAGAGGGGGCGCCAGCATGCTGGTCGAGTAGCCCCGCAGGGGCGTATCGAGACCCAGCGTCCTCAGCAGGGCGGGTCTGCAGGCTCCTGCTCTGACGCTGGTGGGTCTCGATACGCCGCCTCCGGCGGCTACTCGACCAGCATGAGACGCGGGCTGCTCGGCCACCGAGGGTGCGGCCTCATGTTGGTCGAGTAGCCGCGCAGCGGCGTATCGAGACCCGCGCGTCAGCCGCCGACGCCCGTCAGGCCGAAGCGGAACTCGAGGCGGCCGTCGACCGGCCGGACCTCGTACTCCGGGTGCGGGCGGGCGCCCCAGGAGTCGTCGCCCGCGACGCCGCGGCGGCGCAGCGCCGGGCGCAGCACGGTGCGCTGCACCGGCGGCAGCTCGTTCGGGTGCTGCGCGTTCTCGATCTCGTACGGCGTCCACGGCAGGGCCGAGAACTCCATCCCGCCTGCGCAGTCGAGCCGCAGCCCGAAGCCCCCGTCGTCGGTCACCTCGGCCCAGCGCACTCCCGTCCGGCTGCCCGACTCCTGCGGCTTCAGATATGGGGTCAGCTCGCGCGCGACGTCGCTCTCCCAGACGTCGAGACGCGCGCCGAGCCGGCGGTCGGAGTAGCACTCGTCCGGTCCGTCGCCGTACCAGCGCAGCCGGTGCGCGTCGGCGCCGGTGGTCAGCTGCATCCCGAACTCGGGCAGATCGGGCAGTCCGTCGGGCACCGTCATCACGACGGTCACCTCGATCCGCCCGTCGCCCGTCACCCGGTAGTCGACGTCGCAGAACGCCCGCGGCGTGGTCGGCAGCTCGTAACGGAAGCCGACGGTCACCGCGTGCTCGTCGACGGACACCCGCGCCGTCCGCAGCGCCTCGCCCGCGGCCCGCGCGTAGCGGCTCGCGAGCAGCCACTGCCCGTCCTCGAAGGGGCCTCCCCAGCCGCGCTCGTTCGAGGTGGGCGCGTGCCAGAAGGACGGCGTCGGGATCGAGGTGAGCAGCTCGCGCCCGCCCTCGGGCCCGCCGCCCCAGCGGTACGACATCAGCCCGCCGTGCAGCCGGGAGAACAGGACGCTGAAGTGCTCGCCCACGACGCCCACGTTGTGGGTGCCGTCGATGAGCTCGGGCCGCGGCGCGTGCTCCGGCCGCGAGAACCCCGCGACCTCGAAGACGTGCTGCCCGCGCGCGACGACGTGCCCGGCCGCCGCCCACCGGGTGTCCTCGCGCAGCCGCAGCTCGACGTCGAGCGTGTACTCGCCCGGCAGCTCGGGCAGCGGCACCGGCTGCGGGTACGTCGAGGACCCACCCGCGGCGACGTCGGTCGCGAGCTCCCGCTCCGCCAGCACCCGCCCCTCCCGCCGCAGCACGACGACCGCCGCGTACGCGGAGGAGGAGGTGGACAGCAGCCGGTTCCCGATCGCGATCCCCGACGCCGAGACGTCGACGCGGAACGGCTGGTACAGGTGCGCGACCTCCTGCAGCTTCGGCGTCGGCGTGCGGTCGGCGAAGAGGATGCCGTTGCCGCTGAAGTCGCCGTCGTGCGGCGACTCCCCGCTGTCGCCGCCGTAGCCGAGGAACGGCACCCCGTGCCGGTCGGTCATCGCGACGGCCTGGTCCGCGAAGTCCCAGATGAAGCCGCCTTGGAAGAGCGGCTCCCGCTCGGCCAGATCGAGGTAACGGTCGACCGCGCCGAAGGAGTTGCCCATCGCGTGCGCGTACTCGCAGAGCAGGAACGGCTTGTCGCGGTGCTCCGCGAGGTACTGCTCGATCTCCGCCGCCGGCGTGTACATCTGGCTGACCACGTCGGTCGTCTCCGGGTAGCGCGAGTCCCAGTGCACCCCCTCGTAGTGCACCGGACGGTCGTCGACCGCGCGGAACCAGTCGGCGAGATCGCGGAGGACGGTGCCGCCGAACGACTCGTTGCCGAGCGACCACATCACCACGCTCGGGTGGTTCTTGTCGCGCTCGAGCAGGCTCCGCGCCCGGTCGTGCAGCGCGGGCGCCCACCGGCCGTCGTCGCCGGGCACCGACTCGGCGAGCGGCGCGTCGAGGTAGCGGACGCGGTCCCACAGCCCGTGCGTCTCGAGGTTCATCTCGTCGATCACGAGGAAGCCGTACTCGTCCGCGAGGTCGTAGAAGTAGGAGTTGTTCGGGTAGTGGCTGGTGCGGATCGCGTTCACGCCCACCCGCTTCAGTATCCGGAGGTCCTCCTCCGTCTGCGCCCGGTCGACGACCCGCCCCTGCAGGCCGAACTCGTGCCGGTTGACCCCGCGGAAGACGACCCGCCTGCCGTTGAGGCTGAGCACGCCGTCCTCGATCGCGAAGCGGCGGAGCCCCACGGTCTGCGGGATCACCTCGGTCACGGCGCCGTCCGCGTCCCGCACGCGCACCGTCAGGCGGTGCAGGTGCGGGTCCTCGGGGCTCCACAGCCGCGGCTCCGCGAGCCGGAGGCGGTGCACGCCGTCCGGATCGAGCCGCAGCGGGCCGACGCCGTCGAGCTCGACCGTCGCCGAGCCCGCGCCGTCGAGCCGCAGCTCGACCGCGATGCCGGCCCCGTCGTCGTCGACGGTCGTCCGCACGCGGAGGTCCTCGACGTGCGCGCGCGGGCGGCGCAGCAGCACGACGTCGCGGAAGATCCCGGAGAAGCGGAAGAAGTCCTGGTCCTCGAGCCACGAGCCGGCGCTCCACTTGACCACCTGCGCGGCGAGCAGGTTCTCGCCGGGCAGCAGCGCCTCGGTGAGGTCGAACTCGCCGGGCGAGAAGCTGTCGGCCGAGAAGCCGAGGTAGACGCCGTTCAGCCAGAGGGCGATCGTGCTCTCGGCGCCGCGCACGTCGAGCGCGATCCGCTCGCCGGGCGCGAGCGGCGCGTCCAGCTCGAAGGTCGTCCGGTAGGAGGCCGTCGGGTTGAACCGCTCGGGGGCCTGCCCGGGCAGGATGCTCTCGCGCCCGTCCCAGGGGTACTGCGTGTTCACGTACTGCGGGCGGTCGTGGCCGTGCAGCTGGATGTGGGCGGGCACGGGGATGAGCTCCCAGTCGCCCGCGTCGAACTCCGGCCGCTCGAAGCCGGCCGGCGCGTCGGCCGGCCGGGGCGCGCAGTGGATCCGCCACAGCCCGTTCAGCGACTGCTCGAACGAGCTGACGCCCGTCGCGGCCTCGTCCGAGGAGCGGAACCAGCGGTGGTCGGAGTGCGCGGGCCGCCGGTTCTCGGCGAAGAAGCCGGGGTCGGACAGCCGCGCGAGGTCGAACCCGGCGGCGGGCGCCGCCTCGCCCGGGAGCTCCGCGAGGCTCACTTGATCGCCCCGGTGATGCCCTCGGCGAAGGAGCGCTGCAGGACCATGAAGACGATGACGGTGGGCACCGAGGCGAGGAAGACGGCCAGCATCAGCACGCCGTAGTCGACGACGTAGCCCGCGCTGAGGTTCGAGATCAGCATCGGCATGGTCTGGAAGTCGTTGTTCACCAGGATGACCTTGGGCCAGAGGAAGTTGTTCCAGGCGGTCATGAAGGTGATGACCGCAGCCGCGGCGTAGGTCGAGCGCATCGACGGCAGGTAGATCCGGGCGAAGATCCCGAGCTCGCTGACCCCGTCGATCCGCGCGGCCTCGATGATCTCGTAGGGGAACGAGCGCGAGGCCTGCCGGAACAGCAGGATCAGGAACGGGGTCGAGATCGCCGGGATGATGACCGCGCCGAGGGAGTTGATCATCCCGACCTCGGCGAAGACCTGGAAGAGCGGGATCATCGTCGCTGCGAACGGGATCATGATCGCGATCAGCAGGACCGCCATCAGGAGGTCCTTGGCCCGCGAGTGGAAGACCTCGAAGCCGTAGCCGGCGATCGAGCAGACGATCAGCGCGAGCACCGTGGTGCCCACCGCGACGGTCGCCGAGTTCCACATCGCCGAGCCGACGTCCTGCAGATCGAGCAGTCCGGCGAAGTTGTCGAAGAGCGCCAGGCCCGGGATCATCCGCGAGTCGAGGACGTCCTGGCTGGTGTTCGTCGCCGAGACGGCCATGAAGTAGAGCGGGAAGATCGAGAAGAGCGCGAAGACCGAGAGGAAGAGGTACTTCGGCAGGCCGCGCAGCCGCGAGGAGAGCGGCGCGCTGCGGACGGGGACGGACTCGCTCGGAGTGACGGACTCGACGTCCTCGATCGCGGGCAGGGTGCTGACGCGCTCAATCACGCTTGTCACCGACTTTCAGCTGAACGAACGCGAGGACCGCGACGAGGATGAGGATCACGTAGGAGAGGGCGGAGGCGTAGCCGAAGTTCGGGTTCTTCAGGAACGAGACCTCGTAGAGGTAGTGCGACATCGACATGGTCGTGTAGGCCGGGCCGCCTCTGGTCAGCGCCCACGACTCGTCGAAGAGCTGCAGCGTCCCGTTCGTCGACATGATCGCGGTGAGCAGGATGATCGGCT comes from the Rathayibacter festucae DSM 15932 genome and includes:
- a CDS encoding molybdopterin-dependent oxidoreductase, giving the protein MEQTGKNPRVPKLRFIALSAVAGIVVAGVLLAIAELVALVVAKNASPVLALGAFVVDIVPRPLKEFAIETFGANDKIFLLASIGVAVLVAAALAGVLQLIRPPLGQILLVIAGGLSIAAIVTRTGATPLSAVPTLVGLVVAMIVMHLTVSRLRRWRAASAAEKTGAAPAARPVGIERRGFFRVTLIAAVGAAVIGAGSRAINAATSSLASVRDALRLPSPRSTVSVPAGADLGIDGLTPLYTPNADFYRVDTALTVPSIDPSTWSLKISGMVDQEITMSLQDIFDMGLDEYGITMTCVSYQVGGDLVGNAKWLGVPLRDVLKKAGVQSGADMLLSTSVDGYTASTPLSAVTDENLDAILAVGMNGEALPFEHGFPVRMVIPGLYGYVSATKWLTELKVTTFAADEAYWTPRGYDAEAPIKMSSRIDTPRIDAAIPAGATKIAGVAWAQTTGIAKVEVSIDDGDWQEATLSTPVNLDTWVQWYVDWEAASGAHYVAVRATDANGMLQIEDRAGVAPNGSSGWQRTLVRVS
- a CDS encoding glycoside hydrolase family 2 TIM barrel-domain containing protein, producing the protein MSLAELPGEAAPAAGFDLARLSDPGFFAENRRPAHSDHRWFRSSDEAATGVSSFEQSLNGLWRIHCAPRPADAPAGFERPEFDAGDWELIPVPAHIQLHGHDRPQYVNTQYPWDGRESILPGQAPERFNPTASYRTTFELDAPLAPGERIALDVRGAESTIALWLNGVYLGFSADSFSPGEFDLTEALLPGENLLAAQVVKWSAGSWLEDQDFFRFSGIFRDVVLLRRPRAHVEDLRVRTTVDDDGAGIAVELRLDGAGSATVELDGVGPLRLDPDGVHRLRLAEPRLWSPEDPHLHRLTVRVRDADGAVTEVIPQTVGLRRFAIEDGVLSLNGRRVVFRGVNRHEFGLQGRVVDRAQTEEDLRILKRVGVNAIRTSHYPNNSYFYDLADEYGFLVIDEMNLETHGLWDRVRYLDAPLAESVPGDDGRWAPALHDRARSLLERDKNHPSVVMWSLGNESFGGTVLRDLADWFRAVDDRPVHYEGVHWDSRYPETTDVVSQMYTPAAEIEQYLAEHRDKPFLLCEYAHAMGNSFGAVDRYLDLAEREPLFQGGFIWDFADQAVAMTDRHGVPFLGYGGDSGESPHDGDFSGNGILFADRTPTPKLQEVAHLYQPFRVDVSASGIAIGNRLLSTSSSAYAAVVVLRREGRVLAERELATDVAAGGSSTYPQPVPLPELPGEYTLDVELRLREDTRWAAAGHVVARGQHVFEVAGFSRPEHAPRPELIDGTHNVGVVGEHFSVLFSRLHGGLMSYRWGGGPEGGRELLTSIPTPSFWHAPTSNERGWGGPFEDGQWLLASRYARAAGEALRTARVSVDEHAVTVGFRYELPTTPRAFCDVDYRVTGDGRIEVTVVMTVPDGLPDLPEFGMQLTTGADAHRLRWYGDGPDECYSDRRLGARLDVWESDVARELTPYLKPQESGSRTGVRWAEVTDDGGFGLRLDCAGGMEFSALPWTPYEIENAQHPNELPPVQRTVLRPALRRRGVAGDDSWGARPHPEYEVRPVDGRLEFRFGLTGVGG
- a CDS encoding NtaA/DmoA family FMN-dependent monooxygenase (This protein belongs to a clade of FMN-dependent monooxygenases, within a broader family of flavin-dependent oxidoreductases, the luciferase-like monooxygenase (LMM) family, some of whose members use coenzyme F420 rather than FMN.), translated to MQKRIVLGVFEAGTPHVGGTISWSHPRSRDGDFRDIDYWQRMARLLDDAGFDFLFFAGGSFGYSSRRGELSDVLVEAGMTFALDGAYLIPALAVGTERLNFVVTSTTGADHPLHAVRKFSTLDHVTRGRIGWNIVTGASQNTMAAMLGQSAMVPHDERYRAAQEYVDVAFSFWEGGNDDDVIVLDHERNVFADPERIRPVAYEGEFYRSHGYHTLPPSPQRSPLLFQAGTSPVGRAFAAKNAECVFVQGSTYGKVAADIVDIRRRAAENGRDPASIKVMVGVTIVVAPTSAEAAQLRAEFDALQTDELAAHYYAGNTGVDLLAYDLDRTLAEQLVLDDQAGQMGTSNIERFLTRPDGTAPTVREILDELKGKGTRGFAITGDPVEVADELERMMDETDLDGIMLEAVFGLASMRDFIELVQPELRRRGRLDPEPTGATFRERMLGAGPHLAPEHHAAGFRP
- a CDS encoding carbohydrate ABC transporter permease; its protein translation is MIERVSTLPAIEDVESVTPSESVPVRSAPLSSRLRGLPKYLFLSVFALFSIFPLYFMAVSATNTSQDVLDSRMIPGLALFDNFAGLLDLQDVGSAMWNSATVAVGTTVLALIVCSIAGYGFEVFHSRAKDLLMAVLLIAIMIPFAATMIPLFQVFAEVGMINSLGAVIIPAISTPFLILLFRQASRSFPYEIIEAARIDGVSELGIFARIYLPSMRSTYAAAAVITFMTAWNNFLWPKVILVNNDFQTMPMLISNLSAGYVVDYGVLMLAVFLASVPTVIVFMVLQRSFAEGITGAIK